In Syntrophales bacterium, one DNA window encodes the following:
- a CDS encoding glycosyltransferase family 4 protein, which produces FRLDPRPRIVAISQMIKTDMESFFRVKGTEIEVVYNGVDTSRYNRNLYHELRGPLRKQLGIKEDDVVFLFISYDLKKKGIESLVEAASKLKISGKNNFKIIVIGGLPYGSLSRQIKNLNLEDMIIFTGQIRSTEEYYANSDVFVLPTYYDACSLVVIEAMACGLPSITTTANGASGIITDGENGYIITHPPDPADLADKMNLLMAYENRKKMSKEAFRIGQDYSTKRNHHDMIRIFNEVITSKK; this is translated from the coding sequence TTTCGACTTGACCCACGGCCAAGAATAGTGGCGATTTCTCAAATGATAAAAACCGACATGGAGTCTTTTTTCAGAGTGAAAGGTACAGAAATTGAAGTTGTATATAATGGTGTCGATACCTCTCGATATAACCGTAATTTATATCATGAGCTTAGGGGCCCGCTTCGAAAGCAATTGGGGATAAAAGAGGACGATGTCGTTTTCTTATTTATTTCATATGACTTGAAAAAAAAGGGAATAGAATCCCTCGTAGAAGCAGCATCCAAACTGAAAATTTCCGGAAAGAACAATTTTAAAATCATAGTTATAGGTGGGTTGCCTTATGGATCTCTTTCAAGGCAAATCAAAAATCTCAATCTTGAAGATATGATAATTTTTACTGGACAGATTCGCTCCACGGAAGAGTATTACGCAAACAGCGACGTGTTTGTCCTTCCGACATATTACGACGCATGCTCCCTCGTTGTAATAGAGGCAATGGCATGCGGTCTTCCGTCAATCACAACAACAGCCAACGGTGCCTCCGGTATTATAACGGACGGTGAGAACGGTTACATAATTACTCATCCTCCTGACCCGGCAGATCTGGCGGACAAGATGAATTTATTGATGGCTTATGAAAATCGCAAAAAAATGTCTAAAGAAGCTTTTCGTATTGGTCAGGATTATTCCACCAAAAGGAATCATCACGATATGATAAGAATATTTAATGAGGTTATAACATCTAAAAAGTAA